A genomic stretch from Psychrobacter sanguinis includes:
- a CDS encoding replication initiation protein, giving the protein MEDNLVTQSNELVSASYIMSVSEKELLLACISKIDSRPNRPDQVTKQTKFTISVDTMKELFYKNTNRDNAYRDLKKCADRLFDREVRIKLEDNKTLRTRFVSGILFDPDQAEITVTFAEDILPYLTELSVNFTKYRLHEVAELSSIHAIRLYELVVMWTNQYQYSKELDLNEFKEIMGVQDKYKQFGQLRQFVIDKAIEEINEKTNFKVNVSYKKIRRSYVSLTLKFHKKVLDKIADKDGTLSQNTIQSIVNNVQFMNDYNDHPSLSYQGKMDTDTFKREMMNIIQREPESFNKKNKSLDNYLPAIK; this is encoded by the coding sequence ATGGAAGATAATTTAGTGACACAATCAAATGAACTTGTATCTGCATCTTATATTATGTCTGTTAGCGAAAAGGAGTTGTTGTTGGCATGTATAAGCAAGATAGATAGTCGCCCTAATCGACCAGACCAAGTGACAAAACAGACAAAATTTACTATCTCAGTTGATACGATGAAAGAACTTTTTTATAAAAATACGAATAGAGATAATGCATATAGAGATTTAAAAAAATGTGCTGATCGTCTGTTTGATAGAGAAGTAAGGATAAAGTTAGAAGATAATAAGACGCTTAGAACTCGTTTTGTGAGTGGTATTTTATTTGATCCTGATCAAGCGGAGATAACGGTTACCTTTGCTGAGGATATACTCCCTTATTTGACTGAGTTATCAGTTAACTTCACCAAGTATCGCCTACACGAAGTAGCTGAGCTATCTAGCATACACGCTATAAGACTATATGAATTAGTTGTGATGTGGACTAACCAATATCAGTATAGTAAAGAGTTAGATCTAAACGAATTTAAGGAGATTATGGGCGTTCAGGATAAATACAAACAATTTGGCCAACTTCGACAATTTGTCATTGATAAAGCAATAGAAGAAATTAACGAAAAGACGAATTTTAAAGTTAATGTTAGTTATAAAAAAATTAGACGCTCATACGTTAGCTTAACGCTAAAATTCCACAAAAAAGTTTTAGATAAAATTGCTGATAAAGACGGCACACTTTCCCAAAATACTATTCAATCAATCGTTAATAACGTACAGTTTATGAATGATTATAATGACCATCCAAGCCTTAGCTACCAGGGGAAAATGGATACTGATACTTTCAAACGTGAAATGATGAATATCATACAGCGAGAGCCTGAGTCATTTAATAAGAAGAACAAAAGTCTTGATAACTATTTACCTGCGATTAAATGA
- a CDS encoding MobA/MobL family protein, whose product MTMVHIATKAISRKAGQSAVACAAYRAGDILDDAKYGKVHDYSKKDGVISSDIVIPASLKGLDIKIDREILWNTAEAFEARSDSRVAREWLINLPYELPEDQRHELALEFAQKLCDDMDVIADVCLHRPVMKLPFDPNAKPSSKRLREGEQNPDPRNFHAHIMVTTRAPVIGPDGRLAFDPKFKIPFEWSNKKRQQNNLPSSMEEIKRIRKLWVDTANQRLKQHNLPLMDERSYKDQGLDQQPTIKMGVEATAMERRGIATQKGETNRKIRARNQAVLEQRREDERRIKEYRDGLAWATKQNERLPGVIADTERRAESTKQHIAYCNEQRSRAADRADSTKRCIEDAKSGTAWATKRCENLPNWINDADKANHEAQQRIDVSKRCIEDAKSGTAWAAERCENLPNRIDDADKRNHKAQQGIDVSKRWVTANSKRAADSESLAQSIHQNATKRARPAPTPFDDNARRARAARLDQQQGRIDRETRRANYEDQTRSERAEQLKLRLAHKLLTATQQDNCLRPGFNDDPNDYPDKYDYRQIEVIKDFVTSLNLQSKYFRDNLTAVKNKIDERFIANNKDLIHLVNHPKQEREQYNERLTAWFEFKEDIDQKRADFNQSIIPKLGGSAGEVGRMTRDIISSFNYIQGLDQFISDDKQTIEARELAKSHRSDTLNRTCQQFKYAYFDVVKLPSGQRESYINALNSTVEVFKNIYGSQLPNEQNKAIEDGLRSFNRDAQRMQSPSTSRGYSR is encoded by the coding sequence ATGACTATGGTGCATATTGCGACTAAAGCAATTTCTAGAAAAGCAGGACAGTCCGCTGTGGCCTGTGCCGCATATCGTGCTGGCGACATTCTTGATGATGCTAAGTATGGCAAGGTTCATGATTATTCTAAAAAGGATGGGGTGATTAGCAGTGATATTGTGATACCTGCTTCGTTAAAAGGATTAGATATCAAAATTGATCGCGAGATACTTTGGAATACTGCTGAAGCATTTGAGGCAAGATCTGATAGCCGTGTGGCGCGTGAATGGCTGATTAATTTGCCCTATGAGCTACCTGAAGATCAGCGTCATGAGCTTGCTCTAGAGTTTGCACAAAAGCTGTGTGATGACATGGATGTGATTGCCGATGTGTGTCTGCATCGCCCTGTGATGAAGCTGCCCTTTGATCCTAATGCCAAGCCAAGCTCTAAGCGGCTGCGTGAAGGAGAGCAAAATCCCGATCCGCGTAATTTTCATGCGCATATTATGGTGACGACGCGCGCGCCTGTTATTGGGCCTGATGGTAGGTTGGCATTTGACCCTAAATTTAAAATCCCTTTTGAGTGGTCTAATAAAAAGCGTCAACAAAATAACCTCCCCTCCTCGATGGAGGAGATTAAGCGTATTCGTAAGCTTTGGGTGGACACTGCCAATCAGAGGCTAAAACAGCATAATCTACCGCTTATGGATGAGCGTAGTTATAAGGACCAAGGACTTGATCAACAGCCCACCATTAAAATGGGGGTTGAGGCAACTGCCATGGAGCGACGAGGTATTGCTACCCAGAAGGGAGAAACTAACCGTAAGATTCGAGCACGCAATCAGGCCGTGTTAGAACAAAGGAGAGAAGATGAGCGACGAATCAAAGAATATCGAGACGGACTTGCTTGGGCAACTAAGCAAAATGAGAGATTACCTGGAGTCATTGCAGACACAGAACGACGAGCTGAAAGCACAAAACAGCACATTGCATACTGCAATGAACAACGTAGTCGAGCAGCAGATCGAGCTGATAGCACAAAACGATGCATTGAAGACGCAAAATCAGGCACTGCTTGGGCAACTAAGCGATGCGAAAACTTACCAAACTGGATTAATGACGCAGACAAAGCAAACCATGAAGCACAACAAAGAATTGATGTCTCAAAACGATGCATTGAGGACGCAAAATCAGGCACTGCTTGGGCAGCTGAGCGATGCGAAAACTTACCAAATAGAATTGATGACGCAGACAAAAGAAACCATAAAGCACAACAAGGAATTGATGTCTCAAAACGCTGGGTTACGGCAAACTCAAAAAGAGCTGCAGACAGCGAATCTCTCGCTCAGAGCATCCATCAAAACGCTACAAAGCGAGCAAGACCTGCCCCAACCCCGTTCGATGACAACGCACGACGAGCAAGAGCTGCTCGACTTGATCAGCAGCAAGGACGAATTGATAGAGAAACTAGAAGAGCAAATTATGAAGATCAGACAAGATCTGAACGTGCTGAACAGCTTAAGCTAAGACTTGCTCATAAATTACTCACGGCCACACAACAAGATAACTGTTTGAGACCTGGCTTTAATGATGATCCTAATGATTACCCTGATAAATATGACTATAGACAAATTGAGGTGATTAAAGACTTTGTGACATCACTTAATCTTCAAAGTAAGTATTTTAGAGACAATTTGACAGCGGTTAAAAATAAGATTGATGAGCGCTTTATTGCCAACAACAAGGACCTTATCCACCTGGTTAATCATCCTAAGCAGGAGCGTGAGCAGTATAACGAGCGGTTAACCGCATGGTTTGAATTTAAAGAAGATATTGACCAAAAAAGAGCTGATTTTAACCAAAGTATTATTCCTAAATTAGGGGGTAGCGCTGGAGAGGTGGGTAGAATGACCCGAGATATCATTTCATCATTTAACTACATTCAAGGGTTAGATCAGTTTATTTCTGATGACAAACAAACCATAGAGGCCAGAGAATTAGCTAAATCCCATAGATCAGATACGCTAAATAGAACTTGCCAACAATTCAAGTATGCCTACTTTGATGTGGTCAAACTTCCTAGTGGTCAGCGAGAGAGTTATATAAACGCTCTAAATTCGACTGTAGAGGTGTTTAAAAATATTTATGGTAGTCAGTTACCCAATGAACAAAACAAAGCCATAGAGGATGGTTTGCGCTCATTTAATCGTGATGCTCAACGTATGCAATCACCAAGTACAAGTAGGGGTTACAGTCGTTAG
- a CDS encoding potassium/proton antiporter: protein MDTLNILYLVGAVLIFASIMASTLSARLGVPFLLLFLVVGMLAGEEGILGIEFSQYEIANFVGQAALACILLDGGLRTSFKSFRVGLKPAITLATWGVLATVMILGVFVTWMLDVDWRFGLLLAAIVGSTDAAAVFSLLRNGGVKLNDRVQATLELESGANDPLAILLVTGLIELNVDSAGQTALGFLGLLLRQLSFGLGMGLFFGYFLSRLLPKIHLAEGMYAILILSAGLAVFSATNLLGGSGFLAVFVAGILIGNHKVRSTEHVMRVMDSFAWLSQAVLFVVLGLLVTPSNVLDVWPYSVAIAAFMILVARPLAVYTSVLPFKFKNREIAFISWVGLRGAVPITLAMLPVIAGVDNAFMLFDIAFGVVVLSLVLQGTTIPFMANLFKVRIPNNKDPKEEHEVWVSDRASIMLYEFEVKSGAFAIGRHPRSICTRINPEEIQVFALVRGQQILTINEETNLKVGDSVWYAMSGDYAGQIADIFNDTTLDRRAIDDFYGDWMLSPSVKLKDVPFFTDRMKSELLEDGLITKNKGWSKNMWEQTVAEYIKDSLKTAPVAGDTVAINEEWLLVIKEVDDQGRLRTIGLKQLEGPAVA, encoded by the coding sequence ATGGATACCTTAAATATACTATATCTCGTAGGAGCAGTATTAATTTTTGCCAGTATTATGGCAAGTACGTTATCGGCGCGATTGGGCGTCCCATTTTTGCTATTGTTTTTAGTTGTCGGGATGCTTGCCGGTGAAGAGGGTATCCTGGGTATTGAGTTTTCTCAGTATGAGATCGCCAATTTTGTCGGGCAGGCGGCATTGGCTTGTATTCTGTTAGATGGTGGACTACGCACCTCGTTCAAGTCGTTTCGTGTTGGACTAAAACCAGCAATCACTCTTGCCACTTGGGGCGTACTTGCGACCGTTATGATACTGGGAGTATTCGTCACTTGGATGCTTGATGTCGATTGGCGCTTTGGTTTATTACTGGCAGCAATCGTAGGTTCGACCGATGCGGCAGCAGTATTTTCACTATTGCGTAATGGTGGTGTCAAGCTAAATGATCGTGTCCAAGCCACGCTTGAATTAGAGTCGGGCGCCAACGACCCATTGGCGATTTTGTTAGTCACTGGATTGATTGAATTAAATGTAGATTCAGCCGGTCAAACAGCGCTAGGCTTTTTAGGGCTACTCTTGCGGCAACTTAGCTTTGGTCTAGGAATGGGCTTGTTCTTTGGTTATTTTCTATCTCGGCTATTACCCAAGATACATTTGGCAGAAGGCATGTATGCTATTTTGATACTGTCGGCTGGCTTAGCGGTTTTTTCTGCCACCAATTTACTAGGCGGAAGTGGCTTTTTAGCGGTCTTTGTCGCGGGTATTTTAATTGGCAACCATAAGGTACGCTCAACTGAGCATGTCATGCGGGTAATGGATAGCTTTGCGTGGTTATCGCAAGCGGTGTTATTTGTGGTATTGGGATTATTGGTGACCCCATCGAACGTTCTTGATGTTTGGCCTTATTCAGTGGCAATTGCCGCTTTTATGATTTTAGTGGCTCGTCCTCTCGCGGTCTATACCAGTGTTTTGCCGTTTAAGTTTAAAAATAGAGAAATCGCTTTTATTTCTTGGGTTGGATTACGCGGTGCGGTACCCATTACTCTTGCCATGTTACCAGTGATTGCAGGGGTAGATAATGCTTTTATGCTATTTGATATTGCTTTTGGCGTGGTGGTCTTATCGCTTGTATTACAAGGAACAACCATACCGTTCATGGCCAATCTATTTAAGGTGCGTATCCCAAACAATAAAGACCCAAAAGAAGAGCATGAAGTGTGGGTATCAGATAGAGCAAGTATTATGCTATATGAATTTGAAGTAAAGTCAGGCGCGTTTGCAATTGGTCGTCATCCTAGGAGTATCTGTACGCGCATCAACCCTGAGGAAATCCAAGTTTTTGCCTTGGTTCGTGGTCAGCAAATCTTGACAATTAATGAAGAGACTAATCTCAAAGTTGGCGATAGCGTTTGGTATGCCATGAGTGGCGATTATGCGGGTCAGATTGCGGATATTTTTAATGACACGACGTTAGACCGTAGAGCCATCGATGATTTTTATGGCGATTGGATGCTATCGCCGAGCGTGAAGCTTAAAGATGTGCCATTCTTTACCGATAGGATGAAATCCGAACTTCTAGAAGATGGGCTAATCACAAAAAATAAAGGATGGTCAAAAAATATGTGGGAACAAACGGTTGCCGAATACATTAAAGATAGCTTAAAAACGGCACCCGTAGCAGGCGATACGGTGGCGATTAATGAGGAGTGGTTGTTGGTTATTAAGGAAGTTGATGACCAAGGAAGACTGAGAACTATAGGCCTGAAACAACTAGAGGGACCAGCGGTGGCATAG
- a CDS encoding MerR family transcriptional regulator encodes MNTKELTEIVGLSRDTIRFYEREGLILPPSRTANGYRVYTNKTVDQLNMISMAKELGFTLKEIKELTELLYTNNLTQSQMGEKLLEKNKQIEVKILELSKMKALIDDALKGMCEYKDKLAL; translated from the coding sequence ATGAATACAAAAGAATTAACTGAAATAGTCGGATTAAGCAGAGATACAATTCGTTTTTATGAGAGAGAAGGGTTGATATTGCCACCATCTAGAACAGCTAATGGCTATAGAGTCTATACTAATAAGACAGTCGACCAGCTTAATATGATCTCCATGGCGAAAGAGTTAGGTTTTACCTTAAAAGAGATTAAAGAGTTAACAGAGCTACTGTATACAAACAACCTGACCCAATCACAAATGGGTGAAAAGCTTCTAGAAAAAAACAAGCAAATTGAAGTTAAGATTCTAGAGTTATCTAAAATGAAAGCGTTGATAGATGATGCATTAAAAGGCATGTGTGAATATAAGGATAAGTTGGCGCTTTGA
- a CDS encoding serine aminopeptidase domain-containing protein has protein sequence MDIQVGFFMDINILTDDNVELRATLYKAANPKAVVLINPGTATNTSYYLPFAKYLREHGFHVILWNYRGFCDSKVSHLKDCHYPLHTTKKTKKSVKAKA, from the coding sequence ATGGATATTCAAGTAGGGTTTTTTATGGATATTAATATATTGACGGATGATAACGTCGAGCTGCGTGCAACTCTTTATAAAGCTGCTAATCCTAAAGCTGTTGTTCTAATAAACCCAGGAACCGCTACCAATACTTCTTATTATTTGCCGTTTGCTAAATACTTAAGAGAGCATGGTTTTCATGTCATTCTTTGGAACTATAGAGGGTTTTGCGATTCTAAAGTGAGTCATCTAAAGGATTGTCATTATCCTCTGCACACGACAAAAAAAACAAAAAAGTCTGTTAAAGCAAAGGCATAA
- a CDS encoding transposase, with product MLDKRGNTNHLERCELIERFIKQFGKDNLDMIVADREFVGEKWFNWLTNNHIPFAIRIKKNSKVKNHHGKLVHIKELLRHVSHQETYRHGRILTVDGCLVRVFAKRDKDYGLVIVATNQLETVDAMTSDAKRWEIETLFACLKGRGFNLEDTHLTHLDRVSKLVAVNALAFCWAYHVGIYKDKDKPLKRKLKSNARPQASLFALGLDVLIEGLRLVFFNNNKTVFRQLVSFLTPKPMKIGWG from the coding sequence ATGCTAGATAAGCGAGGTAATACAAACCATCTTGAACGCTGTGAACTTATTGAGCGGTTTATCAAACAATTTGGCAAAGATAACCTTGATATGATAGTAGCAGACAGAGAGTTTGTTGGCGAAAAATGGTTTAACTGGCTCACCAATAATCACATACCCTTTGCCATACGGATTAAGAAGAACAGTAAAGTTAAGAATCATCATGGCAAGTTGGTACATATTAAAGAGTTATTGCGCCATGTTAGCCATCAAGAAACATATCGACATGGACGAATACTGACTGTCGATGGTTGTTTGGTTCGAGTATTTGCCAAGCGTGATAAAGACTATGGTTTAGTGATTGTCGCAACCAATCAACTAGAAACAGTGGATGCGATGACAAGCGATGCTAAGCGTTGGGAAATTGAGACTTTATTTGCTTGTCTAAAGGGCCGTGGTTTTAATCTTGAAGATACCCACTTAACCCATCTTGATCGGGTCAGTAAATTAGTCGCAGTGAATGCCTTAGCATTTTGTTGGGCTTATCATGTCGGTATTTATAAAGACAAAGATAAGCCGTTAAAACGCAAGTTGAAGTCAAACGCTCGACCTCAAGCCAGTTTGTTTGCGCTTGGCCTGGATGTGTTGATTGAGGGCCTTCGCTTGGTATTTTTTAACAATAATAAGACTGTATTTCGACAGTTAGTTAGCTTTTTAACCCCTAAACCTATGAAAATCGGGTGGGGATGA
- a CDS encoding DUF7336 domain-containing protein, with protein MTTVVYHLEHTVKGLDDSTKMLGIYSTREEAEKAINFLSDKPGFRDSLDGFLIDEYEVDKICWSSGFGE; from the coding sequence ATGACTACGGTTGTATATCATCTTGAACATACCGTTAAAGGCTTAGATGATAGTACTAAGATGCTAGGTATCTACAGTACGAGAGAAGAAGCAGAAAAAGCGATAAATTTCCTTAGCGATAAACCAGGTTTCAGGGATTCATTAGACGGTTTTTTAATCGATGAATATGAGGTTGATAAAATCTGTTGGTCTAGTGGCTTCGGCGAGTAG
- a CDS encoding RepB family plasmid replication initiator protein: MGLYQAEWGYHYINSKGNVVVRYERFTQSAVYIENEATVKFMFANAIIPMLVELERNFTSYEIEQVANLQSRYAMRLYECLIRFKASKLLNITLDELRFRFGLLDTEYKVMSDFKKRVLDMAVKDINHNTDITVSYDQHKQGRTITSFTFKFKQKAKVKTAKVEQDKRDPNTLDMFVPMTDNQRFAFAKKISKLPEASYLAKGQANTSYDAFAEQIAKDLLNNDKQKVYLPFLEKVGFKNLLDSV; this comes from the coding sequence ATGGGTTTATATCAAGCTGAATGGGGCTATCACTATATAAATTCTAAAGGAAATGTGGTTGTACGTTATGAACGCTTTACCCAATCTGCGGTTTATATCGAAAATGAAGCGACAGTGAAATTTATGTTTGCCAATGCCATTATTCCCATGCTTGTTGAGTTGGAACGTAACTTTACCAGTTATGAAATTGAACAAGTGGCAAATCTGCAAAGTCGCTATGCCATGCGATTGTATGAGTGTTTGATTCGCTTTAAAGCTAGTAAATTGCTGAACATTACCTTAGATGAGTTACGCTTTCGCTTCGGTTTACTTGATACCGAATATAAGGTAATGAGTGATTTTAAAAAACGTGTGTTAGATATGGCGGTAAAAGATATTAATCATAATACCGATATTACGGTCAGTTATGACCAACACAAACAAGGTCGCACTATTACAAGCTTTACCTTTAAGTTTAAACAAAAAGCTAAAGTCAAGACCGCTAAAGTGGAGCAAGACAAGCGTGACCCCAATACGCTCGATATGTTTGTACCCATGACCGATAATCAACGCTTCGCTTTTGCCAAAAAAATATCCAAACTGCCTGAAGCCTCGTATTTGGCGAAAGGCCAAGCGAATACCAGTTATGATGCCTTTGCCGAACAAATCGCTAAGGATTTATTGAATAACGACAAGCAAAAGGTTTATTTACCTTTTTTGGAGAAGGTGGGATTTAAAAATCTCTTAGATTCTGTCTGA